ATGCAGTCATTGTCAGATGCCCCAAACAGTGATTCTCTGGCTCCCAAGTCGTCGAGTAACTCAGCTTCCGACTGCACGGCTTCTACAACTGAGTTAAAGAgagagagtaaaaaagaaaaaccagagcaGATCAACAAGGATGAGAAAGTGGTGAAAAGCGAGGACTGTAAGGACCCTCTACAGAAGCCTTTAGACCCGACGATAAAATACCAGTATCTAAGGGAGGAAGATTTGGAAGACGGCTCAAAGGGTGGAGGTGACATTTTGAAGTCACTGGAAAATACTGTTACCACCGCCATCAACAAAGCCCAAAATGGGGCTCCCAGCTGGAGCGCGTACCCCAGCATCCATGCCGCCTACCAGCTGTCAGAGGGCACCAAGCCTTCTTTGCCGATGGGCTCCCACGTACTGCAGATCCGACCCAACCTCAGCAACAAGTTAAGGCCAATTGCACCCAAGTGGAAAGTAATGCCGCTGGTTTCTGTGCCCACGAGCCTGACCCCATACACGCAAGTTAAGAAGGAACCCGATGACAAAGATGAAGTGGTGAAGGAGTGTGGGAAAGAGAGTCCCCAGGAAGAGGCGTCCTCTTTCAGCCACAGTGAGGGGGATTCTTTCTCCAAATGTGAACCCCCTTCAGAATCCAAAAAGGCTGAGCCTTGTCCCCTGAAGGAGGAGGACAAGCGGATGAAAGAAGGTGGTGAGAAAGAGAAACCCCAGCCCTTGGAGCCAGCATCTTCTCCCAGCAACGGCTGTGCCCTCGCCAACCATGCTTCGGCCCTGCCGTGCATCAACCCGCTCAGTGCCCTGCAGTCTGTCCTGAACAATCACCTGGGCAAAGCTACGGAACCCTTGCGCTCTCCTTCCTGCTCCAGCCCGAGCTCAAGCACAATGTCGATGTTTCATAAGTCGAATCTCAGTGTCATGGACAAGCCGGTTTTGAGTCCTGTCTCCACAAGGCCGGCCAGCGTGTCCAGACGCTACCTGTTTGAGAGCAACGATCAGCCCATCGACCTGACCAAGTCCAAAAGCAAGAAGGCTGAGTCCTCGCAAGCACAGTCCTGTACGTCCCCGCCCCAGAAGCACGCTCTGTCTGATATCGCGGACATGGTCAAAGTCCTCCCCAAAGCCACCACCCCAAAGCCTGCTGCTTCCTCCAGGGTCCCTCCCGTGAAGCTGGAGATGGACGTCAGGCGCTTTGAGGACGTGTCCAGCGAAGTCTCAACCTTGCATAAAAGAAAAGGCCGGCAGTCCAACTGGAACCCTCAGCATCTTCTAATCCTGCAGGCTCAGTTTGCCTCCAGCCTCTTCCAGACATCGGAGGGCAAATACCTGCTGTCCGATCTGGGCCCACAAGAGCGAATGCAGATCTCGAAGTTTACGGGGCTCTCAATGACCACCATCAGCCACTGGCTCGCCAACGTCAAGTACCAACTTAGGAAAACGGGCGGGACCAAATTTCTGAAAAACATGGACAAAGGACAGCCTATCTTTTATTGCAGCGACTGTGTCTCCCAGTTCCGAACCCCTTCTACCTACATCAGTCACTTAGAATCTCACCTAGGTTTCCAAATGAAGGACATGACCCGCGTGGCCGTGGAACAGCAAAGCAAAGTGGAGCGAGAGATCTCCCGGGTATCGTCGGCTCAGAGGTCACCGGAAACCATAGCTGGCGAAGAGGACACAGACTCTAAGTTCAAGTGTAAGTTGTGCTGTCGGACATTTGTGAGCAAACACGCAGTAAAACTCCACCTAAGCAAAACGCACAGCAAGTCACCCGAGCACCATTCACAGTTTGTAACAGACGTGGATGAAGAATAGCTCTGCAGGTATGGGTTTGCTCCCACGTGGTTGTGACAGTCACTTTGTGAGGAGCTTCTAGAAGGGAGATGGGTCTATTTAGAGGCAGCTGACATCTCCCTATACCAAGAGCACAGTAACCTGCTGGAATAGCACGAATTTTTGTGGAAGACTCTAGAACATGATAATTAAGCCCTAGCCATTCTCTCAATTTCTCCAGTTCAGCGTTGGGAAATAGAATAAAATGGGTTCAGAGAGATGGAGCTCACAGGTATACTGCTTCTTGATACCCAAGGCCCCTCTTAGTTACCCAAGGCCCAACTTTCAAAGTCCGGCCAAGGCTACACCTCATTTTAATTGATAAGTACTGACTTTTCTTACTGTCCCATTTCACCACCTCACCTTCCGAGAGTAACGCGAATGACTTACAAGGTgatgaaaattctttttaaaaagtgagcgaGTGAATAAAGATTGTAGGGTTCCTGGGGGCAGCCACTATACAGAGGTTTCTTAATCAACTCATGAATAGTTTAAAGctggctttattattattactagtaaTTAATGCTTTGGGCAGCTTACTTGCAGCAGTTACTACCTTCCACTCCCTCCCCTTTATTTCCTATCCATTACGTCTCCTGTGAAAGGGCCTATGCCCTGTAGTTGGATGGTAGGAAAATACTCTTTCTGGAGAACACTGAGATGAAAAGAGAGGAAGCTTATTTTCCTCCCTCGTCTTTTGGTTGTCCTGAAGATAAAGCTAATATCAGAGTCCGCCTTTAGCAAAGGTAGATGCAATGCATGgctttgagattttattttatataaagaagcAAAGGACGTTCTGCACACTCATTGCCAAGGCACATGGGGTCCCACGGCTTGAGATAATTGGCATCATGTATCATCAAAGTTCCATGCCTGGCAGAGTCACCAGTGCCCAGACTACCTATGTCACCTTCAGGAAAGAGGACAGACGCCAAGGTCAAGTACCTTGGCAGACTAGTCCCACCAGCCATTTTCAAACGTTGAACATAAGCAAGGCTGAACTTCCTTTCACCGCCCTTTACGTATTTTCTCtacctccttttctctcccctccagCATGACACCCCCCACGTGCTAGGGACCATCAAACGTTCGGGTTGGGGTGTTAGGCCACACCCCATAATGGGACCCAACCTGACTTAAGCCTTTGGCACTTGCCGGCCCAGTTTATGTCATGCTAGGTTATAGATTAGCTCTTTTGGTTAAGATATGAGATACGAACAGCTCATACTAGCATACACTTGACCCTTAAACAACTTGGGGGTCAGGGGTGCCAACCCTCTGCGCAGTGGGAAATCCGCGTGTAACTTATAGTCAGCTCTCCCTACGGTGTAGCCTGCCTATCCCTGCTTCTTCTGTATCCGAGGTACCACAcacgcagattcaaccaaccctgGGCTATGTAGTATTTAagcttgaaaaaaatccatgtataagtggactcagcagctcaaacccatgttgttcaagggtcaactgtataagcCCTCACCACCTCCTCCTGTCAGAGCACTTGTTAAATGGGAGACTTTCGGATCAAGCCACCGAGCCATGGGCACCAGCGGAGTTCCAGGTGGGGACGGCCATGTATATGACGCGGCTTTGGGCTCACTTCACATCACATAGGGAGGTTCACTGAATGCAGGGCTGGTCAGAATGAAATGAAGGGTTAAAAACTGGGGCTGTTGCCTCAGCGAGAAGATCTAAGAGCTTCTGACAAAGGGGGAACCCATCCTATCGCTCTAACGGCTAATGGCTCTCTGGGCCCAAATgaagacttttgttttgtttgcatgtttttatCATGATAATTAAAGTGTATTTACTGGCAGATTCCTCTCTTGCTTTCCCAGCATGATTTGTTCAGCTCATACTACTGAAAGAAAAGCTGAAATGCATCTATTGGATCTAAATGTGAGCTTGGGTGTCCATGACACCTACTTATTTgctatataacattttaaattttatgtaacttACTATCATGCTTTCCTGgtccttcaaaaaagaaaaaagtagatggATATACACAGAACACACAGAGATAAATGCTTCCCATCCCATAGTGGTAGGTCCAAACCATGGTGAAAAGGACAAATAGGTAGTGTTTATTTGTGCTACAGGGAAGACCAATTTTCCACATTTGAGGtttgtaatcattttttaaaaattaatagcacAGCCAAAACATTGCAGTATGTAAATGGAGaatggggagggaaagaaagccTCAGTCCAAATCTGAAATGCACAAACCTGTTctagagaagcaaagaaaaaccaATAATTTGGAAAAACCGACACAAAGGTACTTACAAGTCTGTTAAATACATAGATGAGATAGCCCTTTTCTCATCCCTCTGCATCTGTACAGAATAAACATTTCTGATTTGGACCTTCAAAGCACCATATTACAAAGTTATCATTATATGAAAACGAAGCTCCATCAATGCTGTGATTCTGAGAGAGGACGGCAGAAGAACAGGTTTGAGTGTTTGGAACTCATTCAAAGTATATGTGTTGTGTGCATACAAAAAGTGATGCAGGTGCTTGGTGTTCGTGTTGATACTAAAGATCTCCCGGTCTGCCTGAATGGCTCCCACATCTGCACACAGGTGGCTTTCTGCTGCCCTTCACCTAGAAAAGAATTCCTCCACCCTACGGGTCCACTCTTAGAACAATAGGCGTGCAAAACCTTGCCCACTGCTTAGAATCAGGCATATATGTTTTCAAATGATCACAAAATGAGATCACTCTTATCTGGAACTCTCCTTTTAGTTGGTACGCGTGATAGCACCAATTGTACAAAATGACATGTTGTCTTAGTAAGGATGGTCAAGATTTTGTGGAAGATTTGGGAGGGGAGCTTTACCATACGTGTGTTCTGTGCAAGATGAGAACTTTGacctgaattttctttcttttcttagataTGTCTTAAGTTCTACAAAATTCTCCGCCAAATATTAAATGcaacttttcattaaaaattaattagaaaatgtgCAATGTGCATCCCTCATTTAGGGTAGAAGTAATCTAAAAC
This region of Phocoena phocoena chromosome 15, mPhoPho1.1, whole genome shotgun sequence genomic DNA includes:
- the TSHZ2 gene encoding teashirt homolog 2 isoform X1, with the protein product MPRRKQQAPKRAAGYAQEEQLKEEEEIKEEEEEEDSGSVAQLQGSNDPGTDEELETGPEQKGCFSYQNSPGSHLSNQDAENESLLSDASDQVSDIKSVCGRDALDKKASVHPKLPNEAHSCMDKMTAVYANILSDSYWSGLGLGFKLSNSERRNCDPRNGSNKTDFDWHQDALSKSLQQNLPSRSVSKPSLFSSVQLYRQSSKMCGTVFTGASRFRCRQCSAAYDTLVELTVHMNETGHYQDDNRRKDKLRPTSYSKPRKRAFQDMDKEDAQKVLKCMFCGDSFDSLQDLSVHMIKTKHYQKVPLKEPVPTISSKMVTPAKKRIFDINRPCSPDSTTGSFADSFPSQKNANLQLSSNNRYGYQNGASYTWQFEACKSQILKCMECGSSHDTLQQLTTHMMVTGHFLKVTSSASKKGKQLVLDPLAVEKMQSLSDAPNSDSLAPKSSSNSASDCTASTTELKRESKKEKPEQINKDEKVVKSEDCKDPLQKPLDPTIKYQYLREEDLEDGSKGGGDILKSLENTVTTAINKAQNGAPSWSAYPSIHAAYQLSEGTKPSLPMGSHVLQIRPNLSNKLRPIAPKWKVMPLVSVPTSLTPYTQVKKEPDDKDEVVKECGKESPQEEASSFSHSEGDSFSKCEPPSESKKAEPCPLKEEDKRMKEGGEKEKPQPLEPASSPSNGCALANHASALPCINPLSALQSVLNNHLGKATEPLRSPSCSSPSSSTMSMFHKSNLSVMDKPVLSPVSTRPASVSRRYLFESNDQPIDLTKSKSKKAESSQAQSCTSPPQKHALSDIADMVKVLPKATTPKPAASSRVPPVKLEMDVRRFEDVSSEVSTLHKRKGRQSNWNPQHLLILQAQFASSLFQTSEGKYLLSDLGPQERMQISKFTGLSMTTISHWLANVKYQLRKTGGTKFLKNMDKGQPIFYCSDCVSQFRTPSTYISHLESHLGFQMKDMTRVAVEQQSKVEREISRVSSAQRSPETIAGEEDTDSKFKCKLCCRTFVSKHAVKLHLSKTHSKSPEHHSQFVTDVDEE
- the TSHZ2 gene encoding teashirt homolog 2 isoform X2, encoding MDKMTAVYANILSDSYWSGLGLGFKLSNSERRNCDPRNGSNKTDFDWHQDALSKSLQQNLPSRSVSKPSLFSSVQLYRQSSKMCGTVFTGASRFRCRQCSAAYDTLVELTVHMNETGHYQDDNRRKDKLRPTSYSKPRKRAFQDMDKEDAQKVLKCMFCGDSFDSLQDLSVHMIKTKHYQKVPLKEPVPTISSKMVTPAKKRIFDINRPCSPDSTTGSFADSFPSQKNANLQLSSNNRYGYQNGASYTWQFEACKSQILKCMECGSSHDTLQQLTTHMMVTGHFLKVTSSASKKGKQLVLDPLAVEKMQSLSDAPNSDSLAPKSSSNSASDCTASTTELKRESKKEKPEQINKDEKVVKSEDCKDPLQKPLDPTIKYQYLREEDLEDGSKGGGDILKSLENTVTTAINKAQNGAPSWSAYPSIHAAYQLSEGTKPSLPMGSHVLQIRPNLSNKLRPIAPKWKVMPLVSVPTSLTPYTQVKKEPDDKDEVVKECGKESPQEEASSFSHSEGDSFSKCEPPSESKKAEPCPLKEEDKRMKEGGEKEKPQPLEPASSPSNGCALANHASALPCINPLSALQSVLNNHLGKATEPLRSPSCSSPSSSTMSMFHKSNLSVMDKPVLSPVSTRPASVSRRYLFESNDQPIDLTKSKSKKAESSQAQSCTSPPQKHALSDIADMVKVLPKATTPKPAASSRVPPVKLEMDVRRFEDVSSEVSTLHKRKGRQSNWNPQHLLILQAQFASSLFQTSEGKYLLSDLGPQERMQISKFTGLSMTTISHWLANVKYQLRKTGGTKFLKNMDKGQPIFYCSDCVSQFRTPSTYISHLESHLGFQMKDMTRVAVEQQSKVEREISRVSSAQRSPETIAGEEDTDSKFKCKLCCRTFVSKHAVKLHLSKTHSKSPEHHSQFVTDVDEE